One genomic region from Blastococcus sp. Marseille-P5729 encodes:
- the holA gene encoding DNA polymerase III subunit delta, translating to MPQTAERLVLVVGEDEFLRSQVSSAVIAAQRAARPDADPTLERVDAGVADAANALADAISPALFGGERIVVLKSAEQSTKDLVAVLTQYAAAPDPDICLIVEHSGAGRAKTLAVDLQKLGAAIERVPVVRSVDDRIKYVCSEVVAAGGKIDAKAAAALVEAVGEDLRSLSSSARQLVADAGGTIDVDTVGRYHRGRADVKVYALADEIVGGRVESGLEQLRWALHDGAAEVVIADAIAESVRSVAKVAAAGRADPNTLAQRLGMPAWKIRKIRQSAGTWSAPGLTKALQIAARLNGEVKGQAADSRYALEKAVLDIAAAHEIRS from the coding sequence ATGCCGCAGACTGCTGAGCGACTCGTGCTGGTCGTGGGCGAGGACGAGTTCCTTCGCTCGCAGGTCTCCTCTGCGGTCATCGCTGCCCAACGGGCGGCGCGGCCGGACGCCGATCCAACGCTCGAGCGGGTCGATGCGGGCGTGGCGGACGCCGCCAATGCGCTCGCCGACGCCATCAGCCCGGCGCTGTTCGGCGGTGAGCGGATCGTCGTGCTGAAGTCGGCCGAGCAGTCCACGAAGGATCTCGTCGCGGTCCTCACGCAGTATGCCGCGGCGCCCGACCCCGACATCTGCCTCATCGTCGAGCACTCCGGAGCGGGGCGGGCCAAGACGCTCGCGGTCGACCTGCAGAAACTGGGAGCGGCGATCGAGCGAGTGCCGGTGGTGAGGTCTGTGGACGACCGCATCAAGTACGTCTGTTCGGAGGTCGTGGCGGCGGGCGGGAAGATCGACGCTAAGGCCGCTGCCGCGCTGGTGGAGGCCGTGGGGGAGGACCTCCGCAGCTTGTCCAGCTCCGCCCGGCAGCTGGTGGCCGACGCCGGCGGCACGATCGACGTCGACACGGTCGGGCGCTACCACCGCGGCCGCGCCGACGTGAAGGTCTACGCCCTCGCCGACGAGATCGTCGGCGGTCGGGTGGAGTCCGGCCTCGAGCAGCTACGGTGGGCGCTGCACGACGGCGCCGCTGAGGTGGTGATCGCGGACGCGATCGCAGAATCCGTGCGGTCGGTTGCGAAGGTCGCTGCTGCCGGCCGGGCCGACCCCAACACACTCGCCCAGCGGCTGGGGATGCCGGCGTGGAAGATCCGCAAGATCCGGCAGAGCGCCGGCACCTGGTCAGCTCCGGGGCTGACCAAGGCGCTGCAGATCGCCGCTCGGCTCAACGGCG
- a CDS encoding DUF2461 domain-containing protein gives MASSTDLPAGFTGFPPEAFEFYEDLEQDNSKTFWQAHKQQYDDAVRAPMTALMETLAEEFGAAKIFRPYRDVRFSHDKTPYKTHQGAYVKTAPGAGWYAEIGAPCFRTGGGFYRADAAGLKRVRNQIAGAKGGAFADLVERLQRKGWELRGEQLKTAPRGFEADHPRIDLLRHKSLSLTRPIEEEIVGTAGLADRVRADWRELRPFVEWLTDILR, from the coding sequence GTGGCATCCAGTACCGACCTGCCGGCCGGATTCACCGGCTTTCCGCCGGAAGCCTTCGAGTTCTACGAGGACCTCGAGCAGGACAACTCCAAGACCTTCTGGCAGGCCCACAAGCAGCAGTACGACGACGCGGTCCGCGCCCCGATGACCGCCCTGATGGAGACCCTGGCCGAGGAGTTCGGCGCCGCGAAGATCTTCCGCCCGTACCGCGACGTGCGCTTCTCCCACGACAAGACGCCGTACAAGACGCACCAGGGTGCCTACGTGAAGACCGCTCCGGGCGCCGGCTGGTACGCGGAGATCGGCGCGCCATGCTTCCGGACCGGAGGCGGGTTCTACCGAGCGGATGCCGCTGGCCTCAAGAGGGTGCGCAACCAGATCGCCGGCGCCAAGGGCGGTGCGTTCGCAGACCTCGTGGAGCGGCTCCAGCGAAAGGGGTGGGAGCTGCGTGGCGAGCAGCTGAAGACCGCTCCCCGCGGGTTCGAGGCCGATCATCCGCGGATCGACCTGCTACGGCACAAGTCGTTGAGCCTCACCCGCCCCATCGAGGAGGAGATCGTGGGCACCGCGGGCCTCGCCGACCGCGTGCGGGCCGACTGGCGCGAGCTGCGTCCGTTCGTCGAGTGGCTGACCGACATCCTGCGCTGA
- a CDS encoding NAD(P)/FAD-dependent oxidoreductase: MAEQKDAQVDHEVIVIGAGVCGIYQLYRLRELGIDALVLESGPELGGTWYWNRYPGARFDSESYTYGFSFSDELLQEWDWKERFSGQPENLRYLQYVADKFDLRENMRFNVTVERTVFDEETSTWVLHLDDGETLRCRFVVMALGLLSAPTLPRYEGMDDFQGESFHTYDWPDGVDLAGKRVGVIGTGATAIQLIAEIADKVEDLTVFQRRPNWSAPLNNSEISPDEMAGIKARYDEIFAACSRTPGGGDNRNVRAQRAHPALTCGFRRA; this comes from the coding sequence ATGGCGGAGCAGAAGGACGCGCAGGTCGATCACGAGGTGATCGTCATCGGGGCCGGGGTGTGCGGCATCTATCAGCTCTACCGGTTGCGCGAGCTCGGGATCGACGCGCTCGTGCTCGAGTCGGGTCCGGAGCTGGGCGGCACCTGGTACTGGAACCGCTACCCGGGTGCGCGCTTCGACTCGGAGAGCTATACCTACGGGTTCTCCTTCTCCGACGAGCTGCTGCAGGAGTGGGACTGGAAGGAGCGTTTCTCGGGCCAGCCGGAGAACCTGCGCTACCTGCAGTACGTCGCGGACAAGTTCGATCTGCGCGAGAACATGCGCTTCAACGTCACCGTCGAGCGCACCGTGTTCGACGAGGAGACGAGCACCTGGGTGCTGCACCTGGACGACGGCGAGACACTGCGGTGCCGGTTCGTGGTCATGGCGCTCGGCTTGCTGTCGGCCCCCACGCTGCCTCGCTATGAGGGCATGGATGACTTCCAGGGCGAGTCCTTCCACACCTACGACTGGCCCGACGGCGTCGACCTCGCCGGCAAGCGGGTCGGAGTGATCGGCACCGGCGCGACCGCGATCCAGCTGATCGCCGAGATCGCCGACAAGGTCGAGGACCTGACGGTGTTCCAGCGCCGGCCCAACTGGAGTGCCCCGCTGAACAACTCCGAGATCTCCCCCGATGAGATGGCCGGAATCAAGGCGCGATACGACGAGATCTTCGCCGCGTGCTCGCGGACTCCCGGGGGGGGCGATAATAGAAACGTGCGTGCACAGCGTGCACACCCCGCCCTGACCTGCGGTTTTAGGAGAGCATGA
- a CDS encoding IS5 family transposase (programmed frameshift) — MSRTRVLSDAAWARIEPLMPVASRKGGRPFQDHRRVVEAIVWRYRTGSPWRDLPAEFGPWQTAWKRHRRFSGDGTWDEIYAEILAEGDAAGEIDWAVSVDSTINRAHQHATNSRATRGALSSYKNLREEPPDHAIGRSRGGLSTKIHHLVDGRGLPLVVLVGPGQAGDAPMFPVLLDHLRVARRGPGRPRSRPDRVRGDKAYSSRAIRTHLRDRGIVAVIPEPADQQGHRLRRGSRGGRPVSYDAEDYKGRNVVERGFNEDKQWRGLATRYDKLALTYRGGAVLRAITHWQKRLGDTP, encoded by the exons GTGTCGCGTACTCGTGTTCTCTCGGATGCTGCTTGGGCTCGGATCGAGCCGTTGATGCCGGTCGCCTCCCGCAAGGGCGGCCGGCCGTTCCAGGACCATCGCCGGGTCGTGGAGGCGATCGTGTGGCGGTATCGGACGGGGTCTCCGTGGCGGGACCTGCCGGCGGAGTTCGGGCCGTGGCAGACCGCGTGGAAGCGGCATCGCCGGTTCAGCGGTGACGGCACGTGGGATGAGATCTATGCGGAGATCCTCGCCGAGGGGGACGCTGCCGGTGAGATCGACTGGGCCGTGAGCGTGGACTCCACGATCAACCGCGCGCATCAGCACGCGACGAAC TCCCGCGCGACACGGGGGGCTCTGTCGAGTTACAAGAATCTGCGCGAGGAGCCTCCTGATCATGCGATTGGCCGGTCACGGGGCGGTTTGAGCACCAAGATCCATCACCTCGTCGACGGGCGCGGGCTGCCGCTGGTCGTGCTGGTCGGCCCCGGGCAGGCCGGTGACGCGCCCATGTTCCCGGTGCTCCTGGATCACCTCAGAGTCGCCCGGCGCGGCCCGGGCAGACCGCGCTCGAGGCCGGACCGGGTCCGCGGCGACAAGGCGTACTCGTCGCGCGCGATCCGCACCCATCTGCGGGACCGCGGGATCGTCGCAGTCATCCCCGAGCCCGCAGACCAACAAGGCCACCGCCTGCGCCGGGGCTCCCGCGGTGGCAGGCCGGTCAGCTACGACGCCGAGGACTACAAGGGCCGCAACGTCGTCGAACGCGGCTTCAACGAAGACAAGCAGTGGCGCGGGCTCGCCACCCGCTACGACAAACTCGCTCTCACCTACCGCGGCGGAGCAGTCCTGCGAGCCATCACCCACTGGCAGAAACGGTTAGGAGACACGCCCTAG